From Eptesicus fuscus isolate TK198812 chromosome 13, DD_ASM_mEF_20220401, whole genome shotgun sequence, the proteins below share one genomic window:
- the LOC129151080 gene encoding olfactory receptor 502-like, whose protein sequence is MDSLWDGNHTAVTGFILLGLTDDPILKVILFMIILCIYLVTVSGNLGTIILIRISSQLHHPMYFFLSHLASADIAISTSVTPKMLENFLVEGNPISFHGCCTQLGSAAFFGTVECFLLAIMAYDRFVAICNPLLYSTKMTTQVCVQFLIVAYIAGFVNAFSFIISVYFLFFCGPNRVNHFFCDFAPLVELSCSESSIPAVVPSFTCGSVIMCTLFVIIVSYMYILITILKMRSKEGRHKAFSTCSSHLTAVTLFYGTLTFTYVMPKSSYSTEQNKVVSVFYTVVIPMLNPIIYSLRNNDIKGALKRVLHKIIFS, encoded by the coding sequence ATGGATTCCCTGTGGGATGGAAACCACACGGCAGTGACAGGCTTCATTCTACTGGGCTTAACTGATGACCCCATCCTTAAAGTCATCCTCTTCATGATCATCCTGTGTATCTACCTGGTGACTGTATCTGGCAACCTTGGCACAATCATTCTTATCAGAATCTCTTCTCAGCTCCATCAtccaatgtatttttttctgagccACCTGGCTTCTGCAGACATAGCTATTTCAACTTCTGTCACACCCAAAATGCTTGAAAACTTCCTGGTAGAGGGAAATCCCATCTCCTTTCATGGATGTTGCACCCAGCTTGGTTCAGCTGCATTCTTCGGGACAGTGGAGTGCTTCCTTCTGGCTATCATGGCATATGATCGCTTTGTGGCAATCTGCAACCCACTGCTTTATTCAACCAAAATGACCACACAAGTCTGTGTCCAGTTCCTCATAGTGGCTTACATAGCTGGTTTTGTCAAtgctttctctttcattatttccgtctactttttattcttttgtggaCCAAATCGAGTGAATCATTTTTTCTGTGATTTTGCTCCTCTGGTTGAACTCTCCTGTTCTGAGAGCAGTATCCCTGCAGTTGTCCCCTCATTTACATGTGGCTCCGTCATTATGTGCACACTGTTTGTCATAATTGTCTCCTACATGTACATCCTCATCACCATCCTGAAGATGCGCTCCAAAGAGGGGCGCCACAAGGCCTTCTCCACCTGCTCATCCCACCTCACTGCAGTCACCCTGTTCTATGGGACCCTCACATTCACATATGTGATGCCCAAGTCCAGCTACTCAACAGAACAGAACAAGGTGGTGTCTGTGTTCTACACGGTGGTGATCCCCATGCTGAACCCCATCATCTACAGCCTCCGGAACAATGACATTAAGGGCGCTCTGAAGAGAGTGCTTCACAAGATAATATTTTCTTAG
- the LOC129151078 gene encoding olfactory receptor 502-like, producing MDSLWDGNHTAVTGFILLGLTDDPILKVILFMIILCIYLVTVSGNLSTIILISISSQLHHPMYFFLSHLASADICFSTSVTPNMLVNFLVERNPISYHGCCTQLGSTAFFGTVECFLLAIMAYDRFVAICNPLLYSTKMTTQVCVQFLIVAYVGGFLNASSFIISFYFLFFCGPNRVNHFFCDFAPLVELSCSESSIPVIVPSFTSGSIIMFTVFVIIVSYMYILITILKMRSNEGRHKAFSTCSSHLTAVTLFYGTITFIYVMPKSVYSTEQNKVVSVFYTVVIPMLNPIIYSLRNNDIKGALKRVLHKIIFSL from the coding sequence ATGGATTCCCTGTGGGATGGAAACCACACGGCAGTGACAGGCTTCATTCTACTGGGCTTAACTGATGACCCCATCCTTAAAGTCATCCTCTTCATGATCATCCTGTGTATCTACCTGGTGACTGTATCTGGCAACCTCAGCACAATCATTCTTATCAGTATCTCTTCTCAGCTCCATCAtccaatgtatttttttctgagccACTTGGCTTCTGCAGACATATGCTTTTCAACTTCTGTCACACCCAATATGCTTGTAAATTTCCTGGTGGAGAGAAATCCCATTTCTTATCATGGATGTTGCACCCAGCTTGGTTCAACTGCATTCTTTGGGACAGTGGAGTGCTTCCTTCTGGCTATCATGGCATATGATCGCTTTGTGGCAATCTGCAACCCACTGCTTTATTCAACCAAAATGACCACACAAGTCTGTGTCCAGTTCCTCATAGTGGCTTACGTGGGTGGTTTTCTCAATGCGTcctcctttattatttccttctattttttattcttctgtggACCAAATCGAGTGAATCACTTTTTCTGTGATTTTGCTCCTCTAGTTGAACTCTCCTGTTCTGAGAGCAGTATCCCTGTAATTGTCCCCTCATTTACATCTGGCTCCATCATTATGTTCACAGTGTTTGTCATAATTGTCTCCTACATGTACATCCTCATCACCATCCTGAAGATGCGCTCCAATGAGGGGCGCCACAAGGCCTTCTCCACCTGCTCATCCCACCTCACTGCAGTCACCTTGTTCTATGGGACCATCACATTCATATATGTGATGCCCAAGTCCGTTTACTCAACCGAACAGAACAAGGTGGTGTCTGTGTTCTACACGGTGGTGATCCCCATGCTGAACCCCATCATCTACAGCCTCCGGAACAATGACATTAAGGGGGCTCTGAAGAGAGTGCTTCACAAGATAATATTTTCTCTGTGA